A genomic stretch from Hemicordylus capensis ecotype Gifberg chromosome 1, rHemCap1.1.pri, whole genome shotgun sequence includes:
- the LOC128347617 gene encoding uncharacterized protein LOC128347617 — MGGCWSCVACRSHPEAEPKDEDEEGALTGHPRNPTHVAPFSGGLPNVLGDTLGKELIEESSMPEPLPAPHITNDILGEALIEEPSMPEPLQAPRITNNIQGEELTEEPSVPEPLPAPRMTNDILGEVLIEETSMPGPLPTPCITNDLLGKVLIEDTSVPHPSILTDTPKEAASVSESLLEPSIADNYLQQEVELLKGLQHDYVQQQLRVRRIFQQFPRSLRAIILQIGHMWTRLIRSEVRLQRWEREGMFTTCP, encoded by the exons atgggtggctgttggtcatgtgtggcctgcag gtctcacccagaggcagaaccaaa ggatgaagatgaagagggggcactgacag gtcatcccagaaacccaacccatgttgcaccattttctgggggactccccaatgttttgggggacactctagggaaagagctcattgaggaatcctccatgccagaaccccttccagcacctcacatcaccaatgacatcctgggggaagcgctcattgaggaaccctccatgccagaaccccttcaagcacctcgcatcaccaacaacatccagggggaagagctcactgaggaaccatccgtgccagaaccccttccagcacctcgcatgaccaatgacatcctgggcgaagtgctcattgaggaaacctcTATGCCAGGGCCCCTTCcaacaccttgcatcaccaatgacctactggggaaagtgctcattgaggatacCTCAGTGCCACAtccttccatcctcacagacactccaaaggaagcagcttctgtgtcGGAGTCCTtactagagccttccattgctgataattatcttcagcaagaagtagaactcctcaaagggttacagcatgactatgtccagcagc aactgagggttcgccgcattttccaacagttccctcgttctctccgggccatcatcctgcaaattggacacatgtggacaaggctcatccgcagtgaagttcggctgcagcggtgggaaagggaaggtatgttcacaacatgcccctga